GGGGCGCATCTGCCGCAAATCCCCCTCCCGAATTTCGATGGCTGCGCTCATGCCGTTGAGCGCCACGTTCTGGCGGGCCAATTCGGCCAGCCCCGGCTGCAATTCCAATCCCGTGACCCTCAGCCCGCCTGATTGAAAGACCAGAATCAGCGGCACGATGCCGCAGCCGGTGCCCAGATCCAGAACCCGGTCGCCCAGCCGCGGCCGAGCGAGGCTTGCCAGCAAAATCGCATCGATGGAGAAGCGGTAACCGTCACGGGACTGCCGGACCTCGAGGCGCCCATCGAAAAAGGCGTCGATCGTCAGGCGCTCATCAATTGGCACTGTCACCCACCGCCCCGATCTTAAACTTGATGTCGTCCACTCGGGCATCCCCTAAGGCGGCGTTGACGCGTGCGATCATCTCAGCTTTTTGAAACCGAAGCTGCTGAAGCCAGGCCGAGCTGGACACGCTCACCAGCAGCAGGCGCCCCTTGAAGGCCGTCGGCCGGGCGTTGCGGGCAATCTGGGCGCC
The window above is part of the Desulfobacteraceae bacterium genome. Proteins encoded here:
- a CDS encoding DUF721 domain-containing protein, which gives rise to MNNRTRKGGFDPLGALLGQVLGACRKNPDLALHRVWDIWDEALGAQIARNARPTAFKGRLLLVSVSSSAWLQQLRFQKAEMIARVNAALGDARVDDIKFKIGAVGDSAN